A single region of the Nicotiana sylvestris chromosome 6, ASM39365v2, whole genome shotgun sequence genome encodes:
- the LOC104221980 gene encoding uncharacterized protein: MNAQLNSTPSFIQENGTESDSDTNTDDSPEYYQPISSIADDDDAQISDQRPNPVQNSDDEEPDESNHFHRLPNGYAHCVENGISSLDLSDGEEDECKSEVEEEEEGIRAASDNAAQRALREDESRRNAPLTEENATRVMEAMRRVSFGGVAPNWTSEVPEDQWIEHLRRLREPPANASTN; this comes from the coding sequence ATGAACGCCCAATTGAATTCCACACCGAGTTTCATCCAAGAAAACGGCACCGAAAGTGATTCCGACACGAACACTGACGATTCGCCGGAATATTACCAGCCAATCTCTTCCATCGCTGATGACGACGATGCACAGATCTCCGATCAGCGTCCAAATCCTGTTCAAAACTCCGATGATGAAGAGCCCGACGAATCTAATCATTTTCATCGACTCCCCAACGGTTATGCGCATTGTGTGGAGAACGGAATATCATCACTGGATCTGAGCGACGGGGAAGAAGATGAATGTAAAAGTGAGGTTGAAGAAGAGGAGGAGGGAATAAGAGCGGCGTCTGATAATGCTGCGCAGAGAGCGCTCAGAGAGGACGAGAGCCGCCGCAATGCTCCGTTGACGGAGGAGAATGCAACGAGAGTGATGGAAGCCATGCGTAGGGTTTCTTTTGGTGGAGTGGCTCCTAATTGGACCAGTGAAGTACCTGAGGATCAGTGGATCGAACATCTACGAAGATTGAGAGAACCACCAGCTAATGCCTCCACGAACTGA